In the Candidatus Bandiella woodruffii genome, one interval contains:
- the traA gene encoding Ti-type conjugative transfer relaxase TraA, whose amino-acid sequence MAMYHCSVKTIGRSGGSNVVNSVAYRSGEKLKEYQLDKTFYYSGKAMDVMHKEIMAPKKSPEWVKDREKLWNAVEVGEKRKDSQLAREVEISLPREFSVDQNIALVKEYVEKEFVDKGMVADVCMHYGMKGDSYNPHAHVLLTMRDINEKGFGNKNVEWNSRELLKEWRESWAELSNKHLSLNGIEQQIDHRSLKDQGIDLVPQNVELPSDAKDRLTGQRERQLEIMRENGERLREKPEIALNAITNRQSIFTERDIARYVNSRTVNREQYDDVMLKIKGHDSLVRLVGEEGKEKYTTKEMLDIERKMYESVANKSEERRFGVKDGEVEKVIGGYDLSQEQKMAVEHITRDKGISSIVGYAGTGKTHMLNAAREVWENSGYRVKGATLSGIAAQGLERGAGIESRTVARRLIDWENGRDTLGKKDILVIDEAGMLGVKDVARLVGEVEERGAKLVMIGDPQQLQAIEAGAAFRGIAERTGYLEMNDIKRQEAGWQREATKMFAMGEVSKALEQYEKCGKVHKYSEKEWLIKDMVCKWGSDRISNPEKTQIMLAYRREDVRKLNEEARRDLKNEGMIKNGYEFSVSNGNREFSKKDQIYFLRNDNDLGVKNGTLGEVISVNKKGDIEVNIKGGEKDRKVSFNIEKYNYIDHGYASTVHKAQGITVDRAYVMASKGYNQHIAYVAMSRHIGEVNLYWSKDEFNSFEDLKNQFSREARKENAMDYMSCAKEYAEGRGIESNYKEIGIRGFYKLYNQEKIEERFKYDFGDKKYDNIMDRLESRRVYNKDLAEVKQFYGEGLEKELEAGDSVKYLWDKQIGDKNYAIFKAGEGEYRMMESNRCIGIRQDEEVSIYKARDGGLAGAPSQEALWERKVSGLSDEFGKEVSFGAEIGDRGKYGGEIEFEGKRYGVMHQYDEVKLINKRDFAENFNVKEGGYMKIEQYREDKNEIIAVRDTAKYKEIEMNKQQEMEMKMDKGKDRGFEIEM is encoded by the coding sequence ATGGCAATGTATCACTGTAGTGTAAAAACGATAGGAAGAAGTGGGGGCAGTAATGTAGTAAATAGTGTGGCATATAGGAGTGGAGAGAAGTTAAAAGAGTATCAGTTAGATAAAACATTCTATTATTCTGGAAAGGCAATGGATGTGATGCATAAGGAAATAATGGCGCCAAAGAAATCTCCGGAGTGGGTAAAGGATAGAGAGAAATTATGGAATGCGGTAGAAGTAGGAGAAAAAAGAAAAGATTCGCAATTGGCAAGGGAAGTAGAGATATCATTACCTAGAGAGTTTAGCGTTGATCAGAATATAGCATTAGTAAAAGAATATGTTGAAAAAGAGTTTGTAGATAAGGGAATGGTAGCAGATGTATGTATGCATTATGGGATGAAGGGAGATAGCTATAATCCACATGCACATGTATTACTTACAATGAGGGATATAAATGAAAAAGGGTTTGGGAATAAGAATGTAGAGTGGAATAGTAGGGAGTTATTAAAAGAGTGGAGAGAGAGCTGGGCTGAACTTAGTAATAAGCATTTAAGCCTAAATGGAATAGAGCAGCAGATAGATCACAGGAGCTTAAAGGATCAGGGAATAGATTTAGTTCCGCAGAATGTAGAGTTACCAAGTGATGCGAAGGATAGGCTGACCGGACAGAGAGAGCGTCAGCTAGAGATAATGAGGGAAAATGGGGAGAGGTTAAGAGAGAAGCCAGAGATAGCTTTGAATGCTATTACAAATAGGCAGTCAATATTTACAGAAAGAGATATAGCAAGATATGTAAATAGTAGGACAGTGAATAGAGAGCAATATGATGATGTTATGCTTAAGATTAAGGGGCATGATAGTTTAGTGAGGTTAGTAGGAGAAGAGGGTAAGGAAAAGTACACAACTAAGGAGATGCTAGATATAGAAAGGAAGATGTACGAGAGTGTGGCAAATAAATCAGAAGAGAGAAGATTTGGAGTTAAGGATGGTGAAGTAGAAAAAGTAATAGGTGGGTATGATCTGAGTCAGGAGCAGAAGATGGCAGTAGAGCATATAACTAGAGATAAGGGGATTAGTTCAATAGTAGGGTATGCAGGGACAGGAAAGACACATATGTTAAATGCGGCAAGAGAAGTATGGGAAAATAGTGGATATAGAGTCAAGGGTGCAACGTTATCAGGGATAGCAGCTCAAGGTTTAGAAAGAGGAGCAGGTATAGAGAGTAGAACTGTAGCAAGAAGGTTAATAGATTGGGAGAATGGAAGAGATACTTTAGGGAAGAAGGATATATTAGTTATAGATGAGGCTGGGATGTTAGGTGTGAAGGATGTAGCTAGATTGGTAGGAGAGGTAGAGGAGAGAGGTGCAAAGCTGGTAATGATAGGAGACCCACAGCAATTACAAGCGATAGAAGCAGGAGCAGCATTTAGAGGAATAGCAGAGCGGACAGGATATCTAGAGATGAATGATATTAAAAGACAGGAAGCAGGTTGGCAGAGAGAGGCTACAAAGATGTTTGCAATGGGAGAAGTGAGTAAAGCGCTAGAGCAATATGAGAAATGTGGGAAGGTACATAAGTATAGTGAAAAGGAATGGTTAATAAAGGATATGGTATGTAAATGGGGTAGTGACAGAATATCAAATCCAGAGAAGACACAAATAATGTTAGCGTATAGGAGAGAGGATGTTAGAAAATTGAATGAAGAGGCTAGAAGAGATTTAAAGAATGAGGGGATGATAAAGAATGGATATGAGTTTTCTGTTTCAAATGGCAATAGGGAGTTTAGCAAAAAGGATCAAATATATTTCTTAAGAAATGACAATGATCTTGGAGTAAAGAATGGGACATTAGGAGAAGTTATATCAGTAAATAAAAAAGGAGATATAGAAGTGAATATTAAAGGAGGAGAAAAAGATAGAAAGGTGTCATTTAACATAGAGAAATATAATTATATAGATCATGGATATGCATCGACAGTACATAAAGCACAAGGGATAACAGTAGATAGGGCATATGTAATGGCATCGAAGGGATATAACCAACATATAGCGTATGTGGCAATGAGTAGGCATATAGGGGAGGTAAATCTATATTGGTCAAAAGATGAGTTTAATAGTTTTGAAGATTTAAAAAATCAGTTTAGTCGAGAAGCTAGGAAAGAAAATGCAATGGACTACATGAGTTGTGCAAAAGAGTATGCAGAAGGAAGGGGCATAGAAAGCAATTATAAAGAGATAGGGATAAGAGGGTTTTATAAGCTATATAACCAAGAGAAGATAGAGGAAAGATTTAAGTATGACTTTGGTGACAAAAAGTACGATAATATAATGGATAGATTAGAGAGTAGAAGAGTTTATAATAAAGATTTGGCAGAAGTGAAGCAGTTTTATGGCGAAGGATTGGAGAAGGAGTTAGAAGCAGGTGATAGTGTAAAGTATTTATGGGATAAGCAAATAGGAGATAAAAATTATGCAATATTTAAAGCTGGTGAGGGTGAATATAGGATGATGGAAAGTAATAGATGTATAGGTATTAGGCAAGATGAAGAAGTAAGTATATACAAGGCTAGAGATGGTGGATTGGCAGGCGCACCATCTCAGGAAGCACTATGGGAAAGAAAAGTTAGTGGTTTGAGTGATGAATTTGGTAAAGAAGTTAGCTTTGGTGCAGAGATAGGAGATAGAGGTAAGTATGGAGGAGAAATAGAGTTTGAAGGGAAGAGATATGGGGTAATGCATCAATATGATGAAGTGAAGTTGATAAATAAGAGGGATTTTGCAGAGAACTTTAATGTAAAAGAAGGTGGATACATGAAAATAGAGCAATATAGGGAAGATAAGAATGAAATAATAGCAGTTAGGGATACAGCAAAGTACAAAGAAATAGAGATGAATAAGCAGCAAGAAATGGAGATGAAGATGGATAAAGGTAAGGACAGAGGCTTTGAGATAGAAATGTAA